The following coding sequences are from one Mytilus trossulus isolate FHL-02 chromosome 8, PNRI_Mtr1.1.1.hap1, whole genome shotgun sequence window:
- the LOC134728326 gene encoding uncharacterized protein LOC134728326, which produces MNMDIVRSYSLPCIPPKEDSPKDKVPVINYENPFTYDSKPIYISPDKLKKKIKNRILQFRIKNDYVNNKNLRRFEKANEVKAFTASFVAQDQEIGKLFLVDRKVQKPPTPGPMKTDTRPSSLRSEFNKQRPLKLPPPQLPPIYKIKPTVIKSRDYDIEPDIFMHNPTLEERLEEIEDCRYLRRFKEK; this is translated from the coding sequence ATGAATATGGATATCGTAAGGAGTTATAGTCTGCCATGTATTCCACCAAAGGAGGATAGTCCAAAAGACAAAGTTCCAgttattaattatgaaaatccTTTTACTTATGATTCAAAACCAATATACATTTCACCTGATAAACtaaagaagaaaattaaaaaccgAATTCTTCAGTTCAGAATTAAAAATGATTATGTGAACAACAAAAACCTTCGCCGTTTTGAGAAGGCTAACGAAGTGAAGGCATTCACAGCATCGTTTGTTGCGCAGGATCAGGAGAttggaaaattatttttagttgACAGAAAGGTCCAGAAACCGCCGACGCCAGGTCCAATGAAAACAGACACCCGACCTAGCAGTCTCCGGAGTGAATTTAACAAACAGAGACCGTTAAAATTACCGCCGCCACAGTTACCtcctatttacaaaattaaaccaaCCGTCATCAAATCACGTGACTATGACATTGAACCCGACATATTTATGCACAATCCGACCTTGGAAGAAAGACTGGAGGAAATTGAAGACTGTCGGTATTTAAGACGGTTTAAAGAAAAGTAA